Part of the Natrialbaceae archaeon AArc-T1-2 genome, GCGTAGTTCACAATCCGGGAGGCGGCATCCCGATTTTACGCGATTCTCGCTCCCGTTCCCGTGAGCGAGCACAACCGTCTTGGCGAGGTTCAAATCCCGAAGACAGACTCACGGCCGTCGGCATCACTCCGTACGTTCAGCGACGTCGTGTCGGGTGGTACCTCGGGTCGAGCGGTCGTGGAGCCGTCGGAGCAAACCGTGACGAACGAGAAGTAAGAACGCACAGAACTCGGCCTGACGGCGCGTCTCGGTGAAGTGAAACGCTACGTTGTAGTGGTTGCTCCATGCCGTGACCGTCCCAGCGACCTGTGCTGGATGCACATCTCGTCTCGCCATACAGCCGCGGTTGCGAAGCAGCGTCTGCCACGACGTTTCGACGACGACGGGGAGCGGTTGTGGCCAGTGGGCTGCCCGCTTTACCTCGCGTTTGAATCGGTCCCGCTCCCAGGTGAGCGCAGTGAGAAAGTCGTGGCCGGACTTGCGTTCGATCGCGAATCGTGGGTGATACGTATCCAACTCGAGATCGTGCGTACAGTCCGTCGGTACGGCGTAATCTCCCGTCGAGAGCGTCACGTCTCGCGTCTCGACCGGGTAGCAGTCGAACGTCCACGGGCGTCGTTCGCGCGTATCTCGTAGGATCGTCGTCGGGATCGGACTCGAGTCTCGTGTCTCGACCATCGGCGGCGTCTGGCTCCGGTATCACGGGTAAACGTTCGTTGCGTCGGCGAGCGTACTGCCGTCGCTGGCTCGGTCGGTACGGAACCATCAAACCCGGCGGGAACGTAACTGTCGGGAGATGGTGGCAAGTGCCGACGGTTCGATCCGAGAGCGCGTGACCGAACTGACCGCCGAACTCGTGGCCTATCGGACGACGGCGGACAGACCGGAAGAGATCGAGGCCTGTATGGATCGCGTCGCGGCGTTTTTCGAGGACGCGGGCGTCCCCATCGACCGATACGAAGATGGTGGCGTCCCGTCGCTCGTGGCCTCACTCGCGGACTCGAGCGCGCCCGAGGTCGTGTTTCACGGCCACCTCGACGTCGTGCCCGCCCAGGAACGGCTGTTTTCCCCGGAGGTGAGAGGCGATCGGCTGTACGGTCGCGGAGCTGCGGACATGAAAGGCGGACTCGCGGCGATGATGTACGTCATAGAGCGGATCGCGACGGCGGAGCGGACCCCGTCGGTCGCGATGATGGTCGTCGCCGACGAGGAACGCGGCGGCACCCACGGCGCACGGTATCTCCTCGAGGACGTCGGCTACGATCCCGACTTCTGTATCACCGGGGAGCCGAACAACCTCGATGGCTACATGGACGTCATCAACCGACAGAAAGGGATCGTCCAGGTGAGCGTTTCGGCGACGGGCGAGCCGGCCCACGCCGCGACGCCGGAGCAAGGCGAAAACGCCATCGAGAAGATCATGGCAGCCTATCCGGATCTTCGGCAGGTGTTCGACGATCGAGACGGCGAGTGGGGACCGACGCTCAACGCCGGCCGGATTCGAGGCGGCGAGGCGTTGAACCAGGTGCCCGCGGAAGCGACCCTCGAACTCGACGTCCGCTACCCGGACGAGGAGACGAGAGACGAGGTGCTCTACGAGCTGCGACAGCTTCCCGACCTCGAGGTGAAGACGATGGGACACGGCAACCCGGTCGACACTGACCCGGACGAGCCACACGCGCGGGCGTTGCTCGAACACGCCCGGTCGGTCACGGACCGGGGCCGGGAGGTCGAGTTCACCCGGAAACCACACACGAGCGACCTTCGCCACTTCGCCCGCAACGACGTCCCCGGCGT contains:
- a CDS encoding ERCC4 domain-containing protein, translating into MVETRDSSPIPTTILRDTRERRPWTFDCYPVETRDVTLSTGDYAVPTDCTHDLELDTYHPRFAIERKSGHDFLTALTWERDRFKREVKRAAHWPQPLPVVVETSWQTLLRNRGCMARRDVHPAQVAGTVTAWSNHYNVAFHFTETRRQAEFCAFLLLVRHGLLRRLHDRSTRGTTRHDVAERTE
- a CDS encoding M20 family metallopeptidase; translated protein: MVASADGSIRERVTELTAELVAYRTTADRPEEIEACMDRVAAFFEDAGVPIDRYEDGGVPSLVASLADSSAPEVVFHGHLDVVPAQERLFSPEVRGDRLYGRGAADMKGGLAAMMYVIERIATAERTPSVAMMVVADEERGGTHGARYLLEDVGYDPDFCITGEPNNLDGYMDVINRQKGIVQVSVSATGEPAHAATPEQGENAIEKIMAAYPDLRQVFDDRDGEWGPTLNAGRIRGGEALNQVPAEATLELDVRYPDEETRDEVLYELRQLPDLEVKTMGHGNPVDTDPDEPHARALLEHARSVTDRGREVEFTRKPHTSDLRHFARNDVPGVAFGPEAYGSHEEFEHLLLESLEDYVETLYEFATGGPYG